CCGGTGCCCGTGAAGCCCCACATCCCGACGGCATTGCGGGAGAATTTCTCCCCCACGAGCGAGCCCTTTCCCGGCGGCGCGGGCGTATCCCACCCCAGCGCCCAGGTCGTGTCCTCTGGGCTTGTCTGCCTTTCCCAGAGCTTTGCCAGCGTCGCGCTCGTAACGATGCCGTCCTCGCCGCGGTGAATTTCCCGTAGATGATCGGCGAGGATTTCGAGATCTTCGAGACACGAGAACACCCCGGCCTGTCCCGACACACCGCCCAGTGCCCAGGTGTTGTCGTCCTCCACCTCGCCATGGAGCAGCTTGCCGCGCCAGGGGCACTCCGAAGTCGGGGCGATGCGTTCGCGTGCGATGGTGGGCTCGCTGCCAATGGGAAGAAAGAGCGTCGCACGCAGGGCCAGCGGTTCTGCCACGTACTCGGCAAAAAGCACGTCGAACCGCGCGCCCCCCAGCGCCTCGAGAATCAGGGTCAGGGTCATGTAACCCACGTCGGAGTACTCGGCGTGCGTGCCCGGCGTGTGGGCGAGCGCCTCGCGCCCGGCCTCGCAGAGCAGGTGTTCGCGATCGACCTTTGCGCGGTCTTCGTAATAGGGCCGCCATCCGGGATAGCCTGAACTGTGCGATAGAAGCTGGCGGCAGGTGATCTCGCCCTGGTCGTAACCGGAGAGTCCGGCGAGGTAGCGCTCGATCGGCGCATCGATATCAAGCTTGCCCAGCTCGACGAGCTTTCCGGCGACGATT
The sequence above is a segment of the Chrysiogenia bacterium genome. Coding sequences within it:
- a CDS encoding beta-lactamase family protein; translated protein: GAAVSVRHGDAPWQQWCAGRTGYENIDGPWEEVTPATLYDLASLTKPLATSIVAGKLVELGKLDIDAPIERYLAGLSGYDQGEITCRQLLSHSSGYPGWRPYYEDRAKVDREHLLCEAGREALAHTPGTHAEYSDVGYMTLTLILEALGGARFDVLFAEYVAEPLALRATLFLPIGSEPTIARERIAPTSECPWRGKLLHGEVEDDNTWALGGVSGQAGVFSCLEDLEILADHLREIHRGEDGIVTSATLAKLWERQTSPEDTTWALGWDTPAPPGKGSLVGEKFSRNAVGMWGFTGTGLWFDLERDLIVISLTNRVHPSRQASDISHFRRALHDAACAGTDVA